In Leptospira harrisiae, a genomic segment contains:
- a CDS encoding class I SAM-dependent methyltransferase: protein MELIPCNTCGENRFRPIFTKESPLGETFSIVSCVRCGLVQVNPQPDFLAVKKYYDDSYFTQRTERGYDNYYSDKLRTEISRVFQLNLKDLDFFSWEKVRISQLPPGEKLSSLDIGCAAGYFVTYQKERGYDAFGIEIADGPVRFARETLKLNIFQENFLDWDNQFQKQFDVITLWATIEHLHNPKETLEKIQKHLKPGGVLILSTCRYGLLAKLGGKNWRYLNVPEHLYYYSYQGLKNLLLSLGYRNPVSFTYGSGMTSRAGASLSFKLRKRVMDQLVKWFQLGDMMVYMVRKAN, encoded by the coding sequence GTGGAACTAATCCCTTGTAATACCTGCGGTGAAAATCGCTTCCGTCCTATTTTTACAAAAGAAAGCCCTCTGGGCGAAACCTTTTCCATTGTTTCCTGTGTTCGTTGTGGGCTTGTCCAAGTGAATCCCCAACCTGATTTTTTAGCAGTGAAAAAGTATTATGATGATTCATATTTTACCCAAAGGACTGAGAGAGGGTATGACAATTATTACTCAGACAAACTTCGGACTGAAATATCTCGGGTTTTCCAACTCAACCTAAAGGATTTGGATTTTTTTTCTTGGGAAAAAGTTCGTATCTCGCAATTGCCACCAGGAGAAAAACTTTCTTCTTTGGACATTGGATGTGCTGCCGGTTATTTTGTGACATACCAAAAAGAACGTGGTTACGATGCCTTTGGAATTGAGATTGCTGATGGTCCCGTTCGGTTTGCGAGAGAAACCTTAAAACTAAATATTTTCCAAGAAAACTTTTTGGATTGGGACAATCAGTTCCAAAAACAATTCGATGTTATTACACTTTGGGCAACCATCGAACACCTTCACAATCCAAAGGAAACCTTAGAAAAAATTCAAAAACATTTAAAACCGGGCGGGGTGCTGATTTTATCCACCTGTCGTTATGGGTTACTGGCAAAACTGGGTGGGAAAAATTGGCGGTATCTCAATGTCCCTGAACATCTTTATTATTACTCGTATCAGGGATTAAAGAATTTACTATTGAGTTTGGGTTATCGAAATCCAGTTTCCTTTACCTATGGAAGCGGAATGACCTCACGTGCCGGAGCAAGTTTATCTTTCAAACTCCGGAAACGTGTGATGGACCAACTTGTAAAGTGGTTTCAGTTAGGTGATATGATGGTTTATATGGTGAGGAAGGCGAACTAA
- the tmk gene encoding dTMP kinase, with product MPQNNQFFVFEGIDGSGKTTVSRMVSEALLTKSIPNLWHREPTDSVHGKKIREFLQGKLKLSKEEQIETFIADRECSVNEVILPTLKNGKSIVQDRYYFSTAAYQGRDEEHAADILYKNEDRGFPEPNRVYFLDLSPEEALERRTSRGGKEEVFDDDAEQTRIYQNYLAILPESTIFVDATAELDEVVAFCVEDILKSLEG from the coding sequence ATGCCCCAAAATAATCAGTTCTTTGTCTTTGAAGGGATCGATGGATCCGGGAAAACTACAGTCTCTCGAATGGTATCGGAAGCACTCTTAACAAAATCCATACCTAACCTTTGGCATAGAGAGCCAACAGACAGTGTGCACGGTAAAAAGATCAGAGAGTTCTTACAAGGAAAACTCAAACTATCCAAAGAAGAACAAATTGAAACCTTTATTGCCGATAGAGAATGTTCAGTCAATGAAGTCATCTTACCAACGTTAAAGAATGGTAAATCAATTGTACAAGATCGTTATTATTTTTCCACTGCAGCTTACCAAGGTAGAGATGAAGAACATGCAGCAGACATCTTATACAAAAATGAAGATAGAGGATTTCCGGAACCCAACAGAGTTTATTTTTTAGATTTATCTCCAGAAGAGGCATTAGAAAGAAGAACAAGCCGTGGCGGTAAGGAAGAAGTTTTTGATGATGATGCAGAACAAACCCGCATCTACCAAAACTATTTGGCGATTTTACCTGAGTCTACGATCTTTGTGGATGCCACCGCAGAATTGGATGAAGTGGTAGCCTTCTGCGTAGAGGATATACTAAAATCGCTAGAAGGTTAG
- a CDS encoding EAL domain-containing protein, whose product MITERESHQFLRDWKEWLSCGTLVPVFQPILSSESTGIYGYELLGRLSTPEGLLSLGEFFLSQTFGYDEIFFLKKKVDEEIRFTALQKFAKEAPAETKLFLNISPNVMYHALLQLETTLPQTIQMVREVGVDPERIVIEITEERFPHNLELLRPILNLYRQEGFSIAVDDAGSEASNLDRIGLFHPEIIKVDLQMLRRSTFSRNFKEILINLSKLGESLGSSLLFEGIESEDELYNALNYGARYIQGFYFAKPEPTFAKRFDYRTEMQSSLEYFHARKQSEMNRQIEWETIWKDKLSEIMMGFTEENGIWEWKGGFETSVFGDGDFFRMYITSPLGFQVSPNYSRDKTGNMEPDYSFLGKNWSFRPYFFEHLHKSKTSRDAWTLSQMYHDISERMMLRTFARNLSENLILFIDVVVSRS is encoded by the coding sequence ATGATTACAGAAAGAGAAAGTCATCAGTTTCTGCGCGATTGGAAAGAATGGTTGTCTTGCGGAACCCTTGTTCCCGTTTTCCAACCCATCCTTTCGTCCGAATCCACTGGTATTTACGGTTATGAACTCCTCGGGCGTCTTTCCACACCGGAAGGTTTGTTAAGTCTTGGAGAATTCTTTTTATCCCAGACTTTTGGTTACGATGAAATTTTTTTCCTGAAAAAAAAAGTCGATGAAGAGATCCGTTTTACTGCCTTACAAAAATTTGCAAAAGAAGCTCCTGCAGAAACCAAGTTATTTTTAAACATTTCACCGAACGTAATGTACCATGCGTTATTACAATTGGAAACTACACTTCCACAAACCATCCAAATGGTAAGAGAGGTGGGTGTGGATCCGGAAAGGATTGTGATCGAAATTACAGAAGAAAGGTTTCCACATAATTTAGAATTATTACGACCTATTCTCAATTTATATCGGCAAGAAGGATTCTCCATCGCTGTCGATGATGCGGGATCAGAGGCCAGTAATTTAGATAGAATCGGACTATTTCATCCAGAAATTATCAAAGTTGACTTACAGATGTTAAGAAGGTCAACATTCTCAAGAAACTTCAAAGAAATTTTAATCAACTTGTCTAAGTTAGGTGAATCATTAGGTAGTAGTTTACTTTTTGAAGGAATCGAATCCGAAGATGAATTGTATAATGCTTTGAATTATGGTGCAAGATACATCCAAGGGTTTTATTTTGCTAAACCAGAGCCAACTTTTGCCAAACGTTTTGATTATAGAACAGAGATGCAATCTTCCTTAGAATACTTTCACGCTCGCAAACAATCGGAGATGAATCGCCAAATCGAATGGGAAACCATTTGGAAAGATAAACTATCTGAAATTATGATGGGGTTTACCGAAGAAAATGGAATTTGGGAATGGAAGGGTGGTTTTGAAACCAGTGTTTTTGGAGATGGGGATTTTTTTCGGATGTACATCACAAGCCCACTTGGGTTTCAAGTTTCTCCCAATTATTCCCGTGACAAAACGGGGAATATGGAACCAGATTATTCCTTCCTTGGAAAAAACTGGTCTTTTCGTCCTTATTTTTTTGAACATTTGCATAAATCCAAAACCAGTAGGGATGCTTGGACTCTCTCTCAAATGTACCATGATATATCTGAACGGATGATGTTGCGGACATTTGCTAGAAATCTTTCCGAAAACTTGATATTATTTATCGATGTGGTTGTCTCTAGGTCCTGA
- a CDS encoding metal ABC transporter ATP-binding protein, producing the protein MQATKLNNPDTPVLLIQTNALSVGYRKEFPVVSDIYLQIHTGKTYALVGGNGAGKTTLFRTLTDLLPPLSGEISFSKTFTTSYVPQAKRMSLEFPLRVEDVLLMPKNIGLSFLPKKKFSDEDMALIERTGVSSYLKKQISLCSGGQLQKVLILRSLLTKANLIFLDEPMDSLDHNARELFQTVLSEYLKEGNRSLFFITHSLEHDWGFGFDEIFEIDEGKLYNITSGERPPNCHHHD; encoded by the coding sequence ATGCAAGCGACAAAACTAAATAATCCAGACACTCCTGTTTTATTGATTCAAACAAATGCACTTAGTGTGGGTTACAGGAAGGAGTTTCCTGTGGTATCCGACATCTATTTGCAAATCCATACCGGCAAAACCTATGCCCTAGTCGGTGGGAATGGGGCTGGAAAAACCACACTCTTTCGTACATTGACAGACCTTTTGCCTCCACTTTCGGGGGAGATTTCCTTTTCAAAAACATTTACCACTTCTTATGTTCCCCAAGCAAAACGTATGTCATTGGAATTCCCTTTGCGAGTGGAAGACGTTTTGTTAATGCCCAAAAACATTGGGCTCAGCTTTTTACCAAAAAAGAAATTTTCCGATGAGGATATGGCGCTTATCGAGAGAACGGGCGTTAGTTCTTACTTAAAAAAACAAATTTCTTTATGTAGTGGGGGTCAGTTACAAAAGGTCCTGATCCTACGTTCTCTATTAACAAAAGCCAATTTGATTTTTTTAGATGAACCCATGGATTCTTTGGATCATAATGCCAGAGAGTTGTTTCAAACAGTTTTATCTGAATATCTAAAGGAAGGAAACCGGTCCCTATTTTTTATCACCCATAGTTTAGAACATGATTGGGGATTTGGGTTTGATGAAATTTTTGAAATAGACGAAGGAAAACTCTACAATATCACTAGTGGAGAACGCCCACCTAACTGCCATCATCATGACTAA
- a CDS encoding metal ABC transporter substrate-binding protein — protein MLNLKFKTYYYYKNTLFSFFVFFVFLFVSPLAAKVSLVASISDIKYIAEQIAGDRADVYGMIRGTDDPHFVMTRPDFLVKLSEADVICVVGLDLEVGWIPYLQQQSRNMKIQKGQPGYCDTSFGVKILGEPTVMMDRSMGDMHIYGNPHYWNDPINAIQMAQNIKNALTRVDPLNGEYYEGNFNSFKKRLIQLTKEEMKKMEPYFGLKVAVFHDQFVYLASRFKFNANLTIEERPGVPPSVRYMDQVISYMTAEKIKIILIGPYHNPKYAEYVSSKVPGSVVVTLPVSVGGSPESLTYEDTLRLMLQKIRDASDKTK, from the coding sequence ATGTTAAATTTAAAATTCAAAACATACTATTATTATAAAAATACACTTTTTTCCTTTTTTGTTTTTTTCGTATTTCTATTTGTTTCTCCATTGGCCGCAAAAGTATCGCTCGTTGCAAGTATCTCCGATATCAAATACATCGCCGAACAGATTGCTGGCGATAGAGCAGATGTTTATGGAATGATAAGAGGGACGGATGACCCGCATTTTGTTATGACTAGACCTGATTTTCTTGTTAAACTCAGTGAAGCAGATGTAATTTGTGTGGTCGGTCTTGATTTAGAGGTAGGCTGGATTCCTTATCTCCAACAACAATCGAGAAACATGAAAATTCAAAAAGGCCAACCTGGTTATTGTGATACTTCTTTTGGAGTTAAAATCCTTGGAGAGCCGACCGTAATGATGGACAGATCAATGGGTGATATGCATATTTATGGAAATCCACATTATTGGAATGATCCTATCAATGCGATCCAAATGGCACAAAATATAAAAAATGCCCTCACTCGTGTGGACCCTTTGAATGGCGAATACTATGAAGGAAATTTTAATTCGTTTAAAAAACGTCTCATCCAACTTACAAAAGAAGAAATGAAAAAAATGGAACCTTATTTTGGACTGAAGGTAGCAGTTTTTCATGACCAGTTTGTTTATTTGGCTTCCAGGTTTAAATTTAATGCCAACTTAACCATAGAAGAACGACCCGGAGTTCCACCTTCTGTTCGTTATATGGACCAAGTCATTAGTTATATGACAGCAGAAAAGATAAAAATTATCTTGATTGGTCCTTATCATAATCCAAAGTATGCTGAGTATGTATCTTCAAAGGTTCCTGGGAGTGTCGTTGTCACCTTGCCAGTTTCTGTCGGAGGAAGTCCAGAATCTCTGACTTACGAAGACACACTCAGATTGATGTTACAAAAAATACGAGATGCAAGCGACAAAACTAAATAA
- a CDS encoding metal ABC transporter permease encodes MTNILSSWTLFLPQILVGSLVGALLSVLGILIVLRGMTFFGVTLSQAVTFSVALSLFMEWPGEIFPILFSCVLVFPLLYVRKLRGMKEEVILGILFVFFSAASQVMLALGGNVQNHLMAAFFGDILTSQVRADSFGIYIAVFFFILYLSFFRRFLFISFDRDEYKIQVGNPLPFDLLFYIILAASLTVAVNLLGTFYSIAHLILPVFALLPLIRSLKLLTVVCVLFSVFATISGFLISLIGIEKNGELIYFPTSSSIILVLCGLAFFLHLIRFLTTSVFSKSVR; translated from the coding sequence ATGACTAATATACTTTCTAGTTGGACTTTATTTTTACCACAAATATTAGTGGGTAGCCTTGTTGGGGCACTTCTTTCTGTTCTTGGAATTTTGATTGTACTCAGAGGTATGACTTTTTTTGGAGTCACATTATCCCAAGCAGTTACTTTTTCTGTCGCCTTATCCTTGTTTATGGAGTGGCCTGGAGAAATTTTCCCTATTCTTTTTTCCTGTGTACTTGTTTTCCCTCTTTTGTATGTCAGAAAACTAAGAGGAATGAAAGAAGAGGTAATTCTTGGAATCCTATTTGTATTCTTTTCTGCGGCTTCGCAAGTTATGTTGGCTCTTGGTGGAAATGTACAAAACCATTTGATGGCTGCTTTTTTTGGTGATATTTTGACTTCACAAGTAAGGGCAGATTCCTTTGGAATTTATATCGCAGTTTTCTTTTTTATCCTATATCTCAGTTTTTTTAGAAGGTTTCTTTTTATCAGTTTTGATCGGGACGAATATAAAATACAGGTAGGAAATCCTCTTCCCTTTGATCTTTTGTTTTATATCATTCTTGCTGCCTCTCTCACTGTGGCTGTCAATCTACTCGGAACCTTCTATAGCATCGCCCATTTAATTTTACCGGTTTTTGCCTTATTACCACTCATTCGGTCATTAAAACTTTTAACAGTTGTTTGTGTTTTGTTTTCAGTATTTGCCACTATATCTGGTTTCTTAATTTCTCTGATTGGAATTGAAAAAAACGGAGAATTGATTTATTTTCCGACTTCTTCCAGTATCATCTTAGTTCTTTGCGGACTTGCATTTTTTCTCCACCTGATTCGGTTTCTTACCACTTCCGTTTTTTCCAAATCTGTCCGATAG